The DNA sequence AACAATATCTTGATTTTTATTTAAATGAATATTTTTAAAATCAAAATCAATAAACTGAGAATTTATTGGACCAACACCATTGTTTAAACCTTTAGAATAAAATTTAAAATTAAGAGGATATATGGGCTTACTTACTACGTAATTAACATTTTTAAATACACTATCATTACTAATAATTCCCCCAAAAATGTTTACTGACTTTCCATCTAATGATTTTTTAATATCCTCTTTAGGAAATCCCTTAAAAATAGGTTTAAATATATACTGTTTTGAGAGAAGATTCCATAAATCTACTAAAATGCCAGACAAGTTTTCATTTGAATTAATAAAACTTAAAGGAGGATAATCGCTATATAAACCAACTTCAATAAAATTCCCCTTATAAGCTTTGTCTAAAAAAGAAAAAACATACTCATCGGGCATTTCCATCAAATATGAAAATAAATCCAAATTTAAATTCTTTATTATCTCAGGAGCATTTCTACTAATAGCTACTCTATTTTTTATGCTATAAAAAATATCTCCATTAAAAATGACAAGATCTTCACCTAAAAAACGCTTTGCAATATAATCTAAGGTCTTACAATCGCCATATATATAATCAACTTTGTCATTTTTTAAAGCTAATATTAAATTTTGGACATTATCAACCAAGCAAATATTGTTAACACCTCTTAGTCTTAAGATATCTTCATATATTGTATTTTTAATAACCCCTATATTAAAATTTGATAAAAATGTTGAATGGGTATTTTTATATTTTTTATTAGAGCTTTTAGAAAATAAAATTGCAATGCTTCTAGCTAACTCACTTTTAAAATAAAACAAATCATTCAATTTTGTATTGTAAGTCAATCCTAAATATATTGCTTCATCTTCAATTTCGCTTTCATTTAAAATATCAATAGGCTCAACCCTAATATCAACATTATTATCTTTTGCCCATTTATCTAGAATAGAAAAAATAAGTCCAACATATTCCTTTTTATTATTTTTATAATAAAAAGGAAAATTTTGACCTATAAGCTTGAACTTGAAAATATCCTTGGAAAATAAATTAGCATGAACAAAGCAAACCAAAAGCAAAATTAAGAAATTAATACTTAAAAAATTTGCTTTTCTCATATTATTTTAAAATTTCCTTATTAAAATACAATAATTTTACTAATGCTACGCAAAAACAAATATATACAATAAAATCAAGACTTAAAATATAAAATAAAAACCCTGGCAATAACTTACTCTCCCGCGAACTCGCAGTACCATCAGCGAATAAGAGCTTAACTTCTGTGTTCGGAATGATAACAGGTGTTTCCTCTCTTCTTTAACCACCAGGGTTTTTATAAGGAAGATAAAAATATGGCCAAAGATACGGGTAATTAGTATTAGTCAGCTTAATATATTACTATACTTACACTTCTAACCTATCAACCTGGTATTCTTCCAGGACCCTTAAAGGATATCTCATCTTGAGGAAGGCTTCCCACTTAGATGCTTTCAGCGGTTATCCTTTCCGAACGTAGCTACCCAGCACTTACCCTTGGCAGGATAACTGGTACACTAGAGGTTCGTCCATTTCGGTCCTCTCGTACTAAAAATAGCTCCTCTCAAATATCCAACGCTTGTGGCAGATAGGGACCAAACTGTCTCACGACGTTCTGAACCCAGCTCGCGTACCGCTTTAAATGGCGAACAGCCATACCCTTAGGACCTGCTCCAGCCCTAGGATGCGATGAGCCGACATCGAGGTGCCAAACCCTCCCGTCGATGTGAACTCTTGGGGAGGATAAGCCTGTTATCCCCGGAGTACCTTTTATTCGTTAAGTGACGGCGCTTCCACTTGCCACCGCCAGATCACTAAGACCTACTTTCGTATCTGTTCGACTTGTCAGTCTTACAGTTAAGCTACCTTATGCCTTTACACTTACAAAGTGATTTCCAACCACTCTAAGGTAACCTTTGCGCACCTCCGTTACTCTTTAGGAGGCGACCGCCCCAGTCAAACTACCCACCTGGCACTCTCCTCATATTTCTATAAGTTAGAAACTTAATTAAACAAGGGTGGTATTTCAAGATTGACTCCACTATCCCTAACGAGATAGCTTCAAAGTCTCCCACCTATCCTACACATATTTAATCAAATCTCAATACCAAGCTATAGTAAAGGTTCACGGGGTCTTTCCGTCTAACCACAAGTAATCGGCATCTTCACCGATACTTCAATTTCACCGAGCTCCACGTTGAGACAGCGTCCAAATCGTTACACCATTCGTGCGGGTCGGAACTTACCCGACAAGGAATTTCGCTACCTTAGGACCGTTATAGTTACGGCCGCCGTTTACTGGGGCTTAAATTCAATGCTTCGAATAAACTAACATCTCCTCTTAACCTTCCAGCACCGGGCAGGTGTCAGTCCCTATACTTCTCTTTACAGATTTGCAGAGACCTGTGTTTTTGGTAAACAGTCGTTTGGACCATTTTTATGCTACCTAATTACTTAGGTCGTACTTATCCCGAAGTTACGTACGTATTTTGCAGAGTTCCTTAACGTGGATTCTCTCGCGCGCCTTAGAATTTTCATCCCACCTACCTGTGTCGGTTTGCGGTACGGTCCCTTATAGCCTAACCTTAGAAGCTATTTCTTGGCACCTTGACTACCTACATTTCATGTTACCTAAATAACACTCATCATCACATCTTAGCTCTCTTAACGGATTTTCCTATTAAGATCATCACCTTAATGCTTAAACTAGGACAACCATCGCCTAGCAGTAGTTAACCTCATGCGTCACTCCATCGAAACTATAAGAGGTACGGGAATATTAACCCGTTTCCCATCGACTACACTTTTCAGCTTTGCCTTAGGGGCCGACTAACCCTGGGAAGACGACCTTTACCCAGGAAACCTTAGGTTTTCGGCGAATGGGGATCTCACCCATTTTTTCGTTACTCATACCTGCATTCTCACTTCTGATACCTCCATCAAGCTTTCCAGCTTGACTTCTCTGGCTTACAGAACGCTCCCCTACCATTTTAACTTTAGTTAAAATCCAAAGCTTCGGTAATGTGTTTAGCCCCGTTACATTATCGGCGCTTAAGTACTCGACCAGTGAGCTATTACGCACTCTTTAAAGGTATGGCTGCTTCTAAGCCAACCTCCTGGCTGTTTACGTACCTAAACCTCCTTTTCCACTTAACACATTTTTGAGACCTTAGCTGTTGGTCTGGGTTGTTTCCCTCTCGACTATGAACCTTATCGCCCACAGTCTCACTCCTATTCATCATTTAATAGCATTCGGAGTTTAACTGAGTTTGGTACCCTTTGACAGGCCCTAGCTCAATTAGTGCTCTACCTCTATTAAACTAAAATAAGGCTGAACTTAAATCCATTTCGGGGAGAACCAGCTATCTCCGAGTTTGTTTAGCCTTTCACTCCTATTCACAGCTCATCCCTGCCTTTTTAAACAGACTAGAGTTCGGCCCTCCACTTGGTTTTACCCAAGCTTCAGCCTGGCCATAAATAGATCACTCGGCTTCGGGTCTACCACATCTAACTAAATCGCCCTTTTAAGACTCGCTTTCGCTTCGGCTCCAGCACTTCTATGCTTTAACCTTGCTAGACATGATAACTCGCAGGTTCATTATGCAAAAGGCACGCCATCACCGCAATAAATTACGGCTTTGACTGCTTGTAAGTCTACGGTTTCAGTTCTATTTCACTCCCCTCCCGGGGTTCTTTTCACCTTTCCCTCACGGTACTCTTCTCTATCGGTAGCTTTTTAGTATTTAGCCTTGGAGAGTGGTCTCCCCAGCTTCAGACAAGGTTTCTCGTGTCTCGTCCTACTCAGGAACATTTTAAAAAGATATTTACATTTAAATTACAGGACTATCACCTTCTTTGGTTAAACTTTCCAGATTATTCTTCTATATAAATATTTTGTAACTTTTTTGCTTATCACAGACTAAGCTTAAACGTCCTACAACCCTCTAAATGCAACGCTCTGTAGCTTGGCACATTTAAAGTTTGGGCTACTCCCCTTTCGCTCGCCGCTACTAAGGGAATCTCTTTGATTTCTTTTCCTCAGGGTACTTAGATGGTTCACTTCCCCTGGTATCGCCTCTATTACTTAAATAATAGATAGCCAGCATCTTGCTAGCTGGATTACTCCATTCGGTAATCTTGGGATCAATAAATGTTTGCTTCTCCCCCAAGCTTTTCGCAGCTTACCACGACCTTCTTCGCCTTAAAGCTCCTAGGCATTCACCATAGACTCTTATTACTTTGACCATATTTTTATCTTCCATCTCTATTTTGCCAATTTGTTTATGCAACATAAAATAATATATATCTTTGTTTAATTCATGTCAATACTTATTTCACTTTTTATTTTATTTGAACAAAACATCCCAAAAAATAAAAATTTTAAGTATAAAAATAAAATCAAGACTTAAAATATAAAATAAAAACCCTGGCAATAACTTACTCTCCCGCGAACTCGCAGTACCATCAGCGAATAAGAGCTTAACTTCTGTGTTCGGAATGATAACAGGTGTTTCCTCTCTTCTTTAACCACCAGGGTTTTTATAAGGAAGATAAAAATATGGCCAAAGATACGGGTAATTAGTATTAGTCAGCTTAATATATTACTATACTTACACTTCTAACCTATCAACCTGGTATTCTTCCAGGACCCTTAAAGGATATCTCATCTTGAGGAAGGCTTCCCACTTAGATGCTTTCAGCGGTTATCCTTTCCGAACGTAGCTACCCAGCACTTACCCTTGGCAGGATAACTGGTACACTAGAGGTTCGTCCATTTCGGTCCTCTCGTACTAAAAATAGCTCCTCTCAAATATCCAACGCTTGTGGCAGATAGGGACCAAACTGTCTCACGACGTTCTGAACCCAGCTCGCGTACCGCTTTAAATGGCGAACAGCCATACCCTTAGGACCTGCTCCAGCCCTAGGATGCGATGAGCCGACATCGAGGTGCCAAACCCTCCCGTCGATGTGAACTCTTGGGGAGGATAAGCCTGTTATCCCCGGAGTACCTTTTATTCGTTAAGTGACGGCGCTTCCACTTGCCACCGCCAGATCACTAAGACCTACTTTCGTATCTGTTCGACTTGTCAGTCTTACAGTTAAGCTACCTTATGCCTTTACACTTACAAAGTGATTTCCAACCACTCTAAGGTAACCTTTGCGCACCTCCGTTACTCTTTAGGAGGCGACCGCCCCAGTCAAACTACCCACCTGGCACTCTCCTCATATTTCTATAAGTTAGAAACTTAATTAAACAAGGGTGGTATTTCAAGATTGACTCCACTATCCCTAACGAGATAGCTTCAAAGTCTCCCACCTATCCTACACATATTTAATCAAATCTCAATACCAAGCTATAGTAAAGGTTCACGGGGTCTTTCCGTCTAACCACAAGTAATCGGCATCTTCACCGATACTTCAATTTCACCGAGCTCCACGTTGAGACAGCGTCCAAATCGTTACACCATTCGTGCGGGTCGGAACTTACCCGACAAGGAATTTCGCTACCTTAGGACCGTTATAGTTACGGCCGCCGTTTACTGGGGCTTAAATTCAATGCTTCGAATAAACTAACATCTCCTCTTAACCTTCCAGCACCGGGCAGGTGTCAGTCCCTATACTTCTCTTTACAGATTTGCAGAGACCTGTGTTTTTGGTAAACAGTCGTTTGGACCATTTTTATGCTACCTAATTACTTAGGTCGTACTTATCCCGAAGTTACGTACGTATTTTGCAGAGTTCCTTAACGTGGATTCTCTCGCGCGCCTTAGAATTTTCATCCCACCTACCTGTGTCGGTTTGCGGTACGGTCCCTTATAGCCTAACCTTAGAAGCTATTTCTTGGCACCTTGACTACCTACATTTCATGTTACCTAAATAACACTCATCATCACATCTTAGCTCTCTTAACGGATTTTCCTATTAAGATCATCACCTTAATGCTTAAACTAGGACAACCATCGCCTAGCAGTAGTTAACCTCATGCGTCACTCCATCGAAACTATAAGAGGTACGGGAATATTAACCCGTTTCCCATCGACTACACTTTTCAGCTTTGCCTTAGGGGCCGACTAACCCTGGGAAGACGACCTTTACCCAGGAAACCTTAGGTTTTCGGCGAATGGGGATCTCACCCATTTTTTCGTTACTCATACCTGCATTCTCACTTCTGATACCTCCATCAAGCTTTCCAGCTTGACTTCTCTGGCTTACAGAACGCTCCCCTACCATTTTAACTTTAGTTAAAATCCAAAGCTTCGGTAATGTGTTTAGCCCCGTTACATTATCGGCGCTTAAGTACTCGACCAGTGAGCTATTACGCACTCTTTAAAGGTATGGCTGCTTCTAAGCCAACCTCCTGGCTGTTTACGTACCTAAACCTCCTTTTCCACTTAACACATTTTTGAGACCTTAGCTGTTGGTCTGGGTTGTTTCCCTCTCGACTATGAACCTTATCGCCCACAGTCTCACTCCTATTCATCATTTAATAGCATTCGGAGTTTAACTGAGTTTGGTACCCTTTGACAGGCCCTAGCTCAATTAGTGCTCTACCTCTATTAAACTAAAATAAGGCTGAACTTAAATCCATTTCGGGGAGAACCAGCTATCTCCGAGTTTGTTTAGCCTTTCACTCCTATTCACAGCTCATCCCTGCCTTTTTAAACAGACTAGAGTTCGGCCCTCCACTTGGTTTTACCCAAGCTTCAGCCTGGCCATAAATAGATCACTCGGCTTCGGGTCTACCACATCTAACTAAATCGCCCTTTTAAGACTCGCTTTCGCTTCGGCTCCAGCACTTCTATGCTTTAACCTTGCTAGACATGATAACTCGCAGGTTCATTATGCAAAAGGCACGCCATCACCGCAATAAATTACGGCTTTGACTGCTTGTAAGTCTACGGTTTCAGTTCTATTTCACTCCCCTCCCGGGGTTCTTTTCACCTTTCCCTCACGGTACTCTTCTCTATCGGTAGCTTTTTAGTATTTAGCCTTGGAGAGTGGTCTCCCCAGCTTCAGACAAGGTTTCTCGTGTCTCGTCCTACTCAGGAACATTTTAAAAAGATATTTACATTTAAATTACAGGACTATCACCTTCTTTGGTTAAACTTTCCAGATTATTCTTCTATATAAATATTTTGTAACTTTTTTGCTTATCACAGACTAAGCTTAAACGTCCTACAACCCTCTAAATGCAACGCTCTGTAGCTTGGCACATTTAAAGTTTGGGCTACTCCCCTTTCGCTCGCCGCTACTAAGGGAATCTCTTTGATTTCTTTTCCTCAGGGTACTTAGATGGTTCACTTCCCCTGGTATCGCCTCTATTACTTAAATAATAGATAGCCAGCATCTTGCTAGCTGGATTACTCCATTCGGTAATCTTGGGATCAATAAATGTTTGCTTCTCCCCCAAGCTTTTCGCAGCTTACCACGACCTTCTTCGCCTTAAAGCTCCTAGGCATTCACCATAGACTCTTATTACTTTGACCATATTTTTATCTTCCATCTCTATTTTGCCAATTTGTTTATGCAACATAAAATAATATATATCTTTGTTTAATTCATGTCAATACTTATTTCAATATTTTAATAAATAAATTTACAAAAATATATTACTAACAAAAATTTTTATATTTTAAATAAAAGATTCTGACAAAACAAAACCAAATGCTAAACATACGAATACAAATCATCCATATTTGATATCAAGCTCAAAAAAATCAATCAAAAATCTAGCAACACCGTCCTCATTATTACTAAATCTTGTTATTTCATTATTTGATAAATTAGCCTTAAGAAATTCATTGGAATTTTTCATTAAAACTCCTTTGCCAAGATTTTTAAGCATCTCATAATCATTATTATTATCTCCAAACGCCAAAACATCGCACAATGGTATACTCTCAAGCAAAGCAATATTTTTAATAGCATTATATTTGTCAGCATTAATATTGGTAACCTCTAATAAATCCTTAGAAGAAAAAAACACCCTTATATCTTGAAAATCCTTACTATTAATCTCATCATCAAGTTTATTAAGAGTTGACAAATTATCACAATAATAAACAATCTTAGAAACAAAATCAACGTCCAACTTAGTCAAATCTCCAATAACAACACTTAAACCTAAATCTCTAATAAAATGTTTCATAATAGGACTTTTAACATCTGAATTGGAATACCAAGTATCAAAGGTATAAAGATTAACATCAACATTGCTTTTATGTATCTTGAGAATTTCTTTTACCAAGCTATAACTCATTGTATGTCTAAAAATCAAATTTTCTTGCAAAAAAACTTCAGCTCCATTTGCCGTTACAAGATAACTTTCATTAATATTAACTTCTTTTAATTGATTTCTGACATTTTTAATTTCAATCAACCTTCTACCAGTTGCAATAATTATTTTAAAATCTCTCTCCAAAGCCAAAAGGACCTCAAGAGTTAAAAAAGAAATCTCATGACTGTCATTTAACAAAGTTCCATCAAGATCAAAAACCAACAATTTATATCTTTTATAATTAGAATTCATATATAAATCTCTCTTGTAAGATATAATATCACAAATAATTTATTCTCAATAAATCGCTTTTAAAGCATAAATAATCAAATTTAATAATAATATATGTTTTAAAACTTCATTTAAAAAAATCAAGGCCTTGAAACAAATTTATTGTTTTCAATATAAAACCTCCAAAGCTTATTCATATCCCTCTCTTGTGCATAATTGATATTTATTCTTTTTGAACAAACTATATTAAAATCTAGGTTCAAGCCCTTTTGTAAAAAAAGCTCATTATTCCCGATAAGATCAACTTTATTAAAAGTTAAATCAATGTTTAAAAATTTTGTAAGTTTGCCAGGACCATTAGTAAGAATACTTTTCTCTTCTAATGATATAGAAATGGGCTCCACACTTCTGATTAAAACAGCTTGAGGATTATTTTTATCTGAAGTCACAACGTTAAACATATAATGTATGCCATATATTATATATACATAAGAATACCCCCCTATGTTATACATAGCATTTGTTCGATTTGTTCTCTTGCCACCATAAGAATGACAAGCACTATCTGTTATCCCCATATAAGCTTCTGTTTCAACGATTTTGGTAACTATTTCTTTTTTATCAATTTTTCTGATCAATAGATTGCCAAGCAACAACCTTGCAACAGTAATAGCATCTTGCAAAAAAAAACATCGATCCATGACCTCAATTTTAAAACAAGATAACAATAATAAAAATATTATTGATAGAACATGTAAAATACCATAACATATGACCCACAATAAGAATAAAAACTAAAAAATTTTCATCCAATAATACATATTTAATAAAATTTTTGGTCAATTAATAAACTTTACTAAGTAAAGCGCAAAAATTTTAAATTACATAAAGCTATATTATTTAGATCTACTTATATAAAAAATTAAAAACAATTCTTTAAAATCTAAATTGGGAATATACAATTTATGAGAAGA is a window from the Borreliella chilensis genome containing:
- a CDS encoding 3-methyladenine DNA glycosylase (responsible for recognizing base lesions in the genome and initiating base excision DNA repair); translation: MDRCFFLQDAITVARLLLGNLLIRKIDKKEIVTKIVETEAYMGITDSACHSYGGKRTNRTNAMYNIGGYSYVYIIYGIHYMFNVVTSDKNNPQAVLIRSVEPISISLEEKSILTNGPGKLTKFLNIDLTFNKVDLIGNNELFLQKGLNLDFNIVCSKRININYAQERDMNKLWRFYIENNKFVSRP
- a CDS encoding hydrolase — its product is MNSNYKRYKLLVFDLDGTLLNDSHEISFLTLEVLLALERDFKIIIATGRRLIEIKNVRNQLKEVNINESYLVTANGAEVFLQENLIFRHTMSYSLVKEILKIHKSNVDVNLYTFDTWYSNSDVKSPIMKHFIRDLGLSVVIGDLTKLDVDFVSKIVYYCDNLSTLNKLDDEINSKDFQDIRVFFSSKDLLEVTNINADKYNAIKNIALLESIPLCDVLAFGDNNNDYEMLKNLGKGVLMKNSNEFLKANLSNNEITRFSNNEDGVARFLIDFFELDIKYG